GTGGAGAAGCGCTGGTGGAACACACAGATGGCGGTCTGCAGGCGTTCGTCACCCAGGTCCGGGTAGAACTGCTGCAGGTCGGCCGGCATCATCAGGCCTTTGTAGATGATGGTCTTGTGCGAAAAGCTGCAGATGTAGTGGTCGCTGTCCTCGGCGTTGCTCACCGAGGAGCGGCGCCGGGCGCTGAACAGCTTGATGGCGAACTCCTGGTCGCTGAGACCGTCGCCACCGATGAACACCTGCTCGATCTGCGGCAGACGCTCCAGGGCCAGGCGGCCGAGCACGCTGGTATCCACTGGCACCTTGCGCCAGCCAACCAGGCTCAGGCCAGCGGCGAGAATCTCGCGGTTCATGTTCTCCCGCGCACGCTCGGCCTTGGTCGGATCCTGGTTGAAGAACACCATGCCGACGGCGTACTGCTGCGGCAGCTCGGCAGTGAAATGCTCCCGGGCCATGGCGCGCAGGAAGGCATCCGGCTTCTGAATCAACAGGCCGCAGCCATCACCGGTCTTGCCGTCTGCGTTGATCCCGCCACGGTGGGTCATGCATGTCAGCGCTTCGATCGCGGTCTGCAGCAGGTGATGGCTCGCCTCGCCCTGCATATGAGCGATCAGGCCGAAGCCGCAGTTATCCTTGAACTCATCAGGACGGTACAAACCTGCTTTCATAGGGACTCTCACCAGACTGCCTTTTACAAGGCAATTGCTTTCTAATTCAACCACTTACCGTGCGCGCAGGACTGAACCCCGGCTTTGCGCAGGCAAAAGGGAGGTCATTGTACATATCCGTTCGACTCGTCACAAATGCGCGCGACGAGCCGATGAAAACTTATGTCGCCAAAACGAATGAATGGACCGCTCGGTCGTGCTAGCGACCGAGCGGTCGAGCATGAACCGCCCGAGCCCGCTAGCGCGCCGAGGCGATTTCCTGACGGATGCTGGCGAACGTACGCGGCCACGGCTTTCCCGCCTGCACCTGCGCCGGCAGCGTCTTGAGCGCGGCCTGCGCCGCCTCGCGGGTGGCGAAGCTGCCGTAGGTCACGACATACAAGGGCTGCCCCTGGTGCTGCTTCTTGAAGTAGTGGTACTCGGCGCCATGCTGGCGCACGAAGGTTTGCGCACTGCTTTCCGCGCGCGCCCCCAGCACCTGCAAGGTGTAGCGCGAAGCCGCCTGCGCAGCATACCAGCCGGCACCCGCTGGAGCTTGGGTCGGCACAGCAACCGGGGCCTTCGGCTTTGCCGGTGCTACGGGAGCGGGTGCAGGCGCAGGCGGCGCAACAGGCTGCGCCACGGACACAGCTGGAACCTCTTTCACCGATGGCGCAGCCGCCGCAGCTACGGGGGGCGGAGCGGCCGGCGCCGACACAACTTCGCTTTCGACAACAACGGAGGCGTCTTCCGCCGCACCCTCGACCTCCTCGGCAGAACTCAGCCCCGCCGCCTGCGCCAACGGCTGCCGAATGACCGGCTGAGCCTCACCCACCAAAGGCAGGGGAAGCGGCTGACTGGCGCCGGCAAACTCGATCGCTGGCGGCTCTACCGGGGCAGCGGCCGGACTCCCTTCGCCAGCGACCACGGGCTTCTCGCCCTGCCCCAGCGGCAGCTGGGCCGTCGCCGGAGCGACCACCTCGCCACCCGACTGCCCTTGCATCAGCCAGGCCGCCAGCACCCCAACTCCAACGACCACCAGTGCCAGCAGGTGCTTCTTCGGCAGGCTCAGTGCAAACCCCGAGCGCCGTGCCGCGCCACGCTGAGCCAGCATGGCCTCGATCAGCGCTTCGCGCGCGGCATCATTGATACCACCCGGCCACCCACCAGACTGCTCGTGGACATTCGCAACCTGTTGATCAGAAAGCAGCTCGATCCCTTGACCAGCGCCTTCCAGGCGCAGCGCCAAATACTCGCGAGTCTCATCTTCGCCGTAGGGCTGCAAAGCCAGAGCATGGAAACACTCCTCGCCTTCGACCAGCGTCTCCAGCCGCGCGACCAGCTGGGGCTCGGCGAACAGAAACACATGGGGCCGCCCTTCCGCATTGCCCTCGGCCAAGGCCAGCAGACCGGTCAACGCCGCATCGCTCAGCTGCTCCGCATCGTCGACCAGCACGTAGACTTCCTGGCCGGTTAACGCCAGCTGCCCGACCTTTGCCAGGATCGCGCCAGTATCAGCCTGCTGAAGCTGCAGCCCCTGAGCGACCTGACGCAGCACGGCACCGGGCTCGGCGGCACCACGGGCGGAAAGCACGACACTGTGCACAGTCTGCTTGTTGGTGCTGGCGACCAGCGCCTGACGCAGCAGCGTCTTGCCACTGCCCTGGGGCCCCGTCACTACCAACAACAGCTGACTGTAGCGGGCAAGGTGGTGCAACTGCCCGAGCACCGGCTTGCGCTGAGCAGGGAAGAACTTGAAGCCCGGCACGCGGGCTGCAAACGGGTCATGGCTGAAATGGTAATGATCGAGAAAAGCCTCGTCAGCGTGCAGACTGGTCATGGGGCACTCATTGGTTTTTTAACTGTTCCACCAGCGCCGTGTAATCCGCACTGAGGGTGGCATGCAAAATCTCGCGCGAAAAATCTGCGGTCACCACCGCCTCGCCCAGGCGGCGAAGCAGGACGAGCCGCAAACGACCATCCAGGACTTTCTTGTCCACCGCCATGTGCTCGATATAGTCATCTGGCGACATATCGGTAGGCGGCACTACCGGCAAGCCCGCAGCCTGGAACAGGCGAACCGCCCGATCGCGCTCGGCCTCGGTAATCCAACCCAACCGCCGCGACATTTCCAGCGCCATCACGGTACCCGCCGCAACCGCCTCGCCATGCAGCCAGACCCCATAACCCTTGTGCGTCTCGATGGCGTGGCCAAAGGTATGACCAAGATTGAGCGTGGCACGCACGCCCGACTCGCGCTCATCGGCGCCGACCACCCTGGCCTTGGCCGCACAGGAACGCTCGATGGCGACCGTCAAAGCGGCTTGATCGAGCGCGCGTAAAGCAGCCATGTTCTGCTCAAGCCAGCCCAGGAACGGGGCATCGCAGATAAGCCCATACTTGATCACTTCCGCCAAGCCCGCCGACAACTCCCGGGCCGGCAAAGTAGACAGACTGGCAGTATCGATCAGAACCGCCTGAGGCTGATAGAACGCTCCGACCATGTTCTTGCCCAGGGGGTGGTTGATTCCGGTCTTCCCGCCGACGGAGGAATCCACTTGCGACAGCAAGGTGGTCGGCACCTGGATGAAATTGACCCCACGTTGATAACAGGCCGCGGCGAAACCCGCCATGTCACCAATTACCCCTCCACCCAGCGCAATCACAGTGGTCCGGCGGTCATGCCGCGCCGTCAGCAGACCGTCGAAGATAATCTGGAGGGTTTCCCAGGTTTTGAAGGCCTCACCGTCAGGCAATACGATGGAGGTCAGCGAAAAGCCACCCAACGCTGACTCAAGCTCTTGCAGATAGAGCGGAGCCACGGTCTCGTTGGTGACAATCGCGACTTGCCGACCGACTATATGTGAAGCCAACAGATCGGAACGAGCCAAAAGGCTGGCTCCGATATAGATGGGATAGCTGCGCTCACCGAGATCGACCTGAAGTGTTTGCATGGAGCCCCCGCATAGAAAAGGGGCCTAGGATAGCGCAGTTCAGGCCACGCTTTAACGGGGCGACAGCGCTTCCAAGCGCTCCAATATCTCCTGCACGACCAAGCGCGGCGGACGCTCATCGGTTTCTACTATTACATCCGCGATTTCCCGATACAGCGGGTCGCGTATCGCTAGCAGATCGCTGAGCACCTTGGCCGGATCGGCGGTGCGCAACAAGGGACGATTACGGTCTCGCGAGGTCCGATCGAGCTGCTGCACCACGGAGGCGTGCAGGTAGACCACCCGCCCGCCCCGCCTCAGCGCCGCGCGATTCTCCGGACGCAAGACCGCCCCGCCCCCGGTCGCCAGGACCATACCATCGACCTCGCACAGCTCGGCAATCACCGCCTGCTCGCGCTCGCGAAAGCCTTGCTCGCCCTCGACATCGAAAATCCAGGGAATATCGGCGCCCGTCCGCTGCTCGATTTCCTTATCCGAGTCTTTGAACGGCAACCGCAACTCTTTGGCAAGCAAACGCCCGATGGTGCTTTTACCAGCACCCATCGGGCCAATGAGGATCAGATTTCTCACAAACTAGCGGCTCACAGAGATGGCCTGATTGTTCATGATACGCGGAGTGAGAAAGACCAGCAGCTCCGACTTACTGTCCTTGACGACATCGCGCCGAAACATTGCCCCAATGAACGGGATGTCGCCCAACAATGGCACCTTGTCGACCGACTTACTTTGCGTATTGGAGAACACGCCACCAATTACTATCGTCTCGCCGTCAGCCACCAGCACCTTAGCGTTCACCTCATTCTTGTTGATTGCCGGCACCCCGCCGCTCGCCGCAGCGTTTGAGAAGTCGGGCGCATCCTTGGTGACCTTGACCTCCATGATAATCCGGTTGTCGGGCGTGATCTGAGGTGTAACCTCGAGAGACAGCGCAGCTTCCTTGAACGAGGTAGTAGTCGCACCACTGGAGCTGGCCTCCTGATACGGGACTTCTGCACCTTTTAATATTTTTGCAGTTTCCTTATCCGAGGTGACCACCTTAGGCTGCGACACCACTTCCCCGTTACCGGTTTTCTCCATGGCCGAGAGCTCAAGATCCAGCAACGTATTGTTGGTAATAAAGCCTAGGTTGAGGCCGGTATTAGCTCCTGCCGCACCTAGATCGACGAAGGTACCCGCCTGGAAGTCAAGCGGATCCGAACCCTTAATCAGACTATTGGTCCCGCCCACGACAAAGTTATTGTCTCCAAGGCTTACCCCGCGCCACTCAACACCGAGGGCCTTGTCATAATCGACGTTGGCTTCAACAATTCGCGCCTCAATCATCACTTGTCGAACCGGGATATCCAGCTGGGACACAATGCGGCGCAACTCGTCCAGCCGGTCCTGGGTTTGATAGGCGATAATGCTGTTGGTCCGATCATCCACCGTAATAGACCCGCGCTCATCGGAGCTTCCTTCTGCGCTGGTCACCGACTGGAATAACTTAGCCATGTCAGCGGCCTTGGCGTAGTTGACCTGAATCAGCTCACGGCGCAATGGGGCCAGTTCGGCGATCTGCTTCTGCGCCTCCAGCTCCTGGCGCTCGCGGGCGGCTATTTCGTCCGCCGGCGCCA
The genomic region above belongs to Pseudomonas benzenivorans and contains:
- the aroK gene encoding shikimate kinase AroK; translation: MRNLILIGPMGAGKSTIGRLLAKELRLPFKDSDKEIEQRTGADIPWIFDVEGEQGFREREQAVIAELCEVDGMVLATGGGAVLRPENRAALRRGGRVVYLHASVVQQLDRTSRDRNRPLLRTADPAKVLSDLLAIRDPLYREIADVIVETDERPPRLVVQEILERLEALSPR
- the aroB gene encoding 3-dehydroquinate synthase; amino-acid sequence: MQTLQVDLGERSYPIYIGASLLARSDLLASHIVGRQVAIVTNETVAPLYLQELESALGGFSLTSIVLPDGEAFKTWETLQIIFDGLLTARHDRRTTVIALGGGVIGDMAGFAAACYQRGVNFIQVPTTLLSQVDSSVGGKTGINHPLGKNMVGAFYQPQAVLIDTASLSTLPARELSAGLAEVIKYGLICDAPFLGWLEQNMAALRALDQAALTVAIERSCAAKARVVGADERESGVRATLNLGHTFGHAIETHKGYGVWLHGEAVAAGTVMALEMSRRLGWITEAERDRAVRLFQAAGLPVVPPTDMSPDDYIEHMAVDKKVLDGRLRLVLLRRLGEAVVTADFSREILHATLSADYTALVEQLKNQ
- the pilQ gene encoding type IV pilus secretin PilQ — encoded protein: MNSSLSRIGISLSAMLLSPALLAADLQALDVAALPGDRVELKLSFDEPVPAPRGYTIEQPARIALDLPGVSNKLGAKNRELGVGNARSVTVVEAKDRTRLIINLTNLAPYSTRVDGSNLYVLVGDAGNRSGAAAQPLATSTPVAVAPAAKVYAPQRKAISDIDFQRGEQGEGNVVITLSDASVSPDIQEQGGKIRLDFAKTQLPEALRVRLDVKDFATPVQFVSATGTADRTSIIIEPTGLYDYLAYQTDNKLTLSIKPLTEDEAEKRKNDRFAYTGEKLSLNFQDIDVRSVLQLIADFTDLNLVASDTVQGNITLRLQNVPWDQALDLVLKTKGLDKRQVGNVLLVAPADEIAARERQELEAQKQIAELAPLRRELIQVNYAKAADMAKLFQSVTSAEGSSDERGSITVDDRTNSIIAYQTQDRLDELRRIVSQLDIPVRQVMIEARIVEANVDYDKALGVEWRGVSLGDNNFVVGGTNSLIKGSDPLDFQAGTFVDLGAAGANTGLNLGFITNNTLLDLELSAMEKTGNGEVVSQPKVVTSDKETAKILKGAEVPYQEASSSGATTTSFKEAALSLEVTPQITPDNRIIMEVKVTKDAPDFSNAAASGGVPAINKNEVNAKVLVADGETIVIGGVFSNTQSKSVDKVPLLGDIPFIGAMFRRDVVKDSKSELLVFLTPRIMNNQAISVSR
- a CDS encoding SPOR domain-containing protein → MTSLHADEAFLDHYHFSHDPFAARVPGFKFFPAQRKPVLGQLHHLARYSQLLLVVTGPQGSGKTLLRQALVASTNKQTVHSVVLSARGAAEPGAVLRQVAQGLQLQQADTGAILAKVGQLALTGQEVYVLVDDAEQLSDAALTGLLALAEGNAEGRPHVFLFAEPQLVARLETLVEGEECFHALALQPYGEDETREYLALRLEGAGQGIELLSDQQVANVHEQSGGWPGGINDAAREALIEAMLAQRGAARRSGFALSLPKKHLLALVVVGVGVLAAWLMQGQSGGEVVAPATAQLPLGQGEKPVVAGEGSPAAAPVEPPAIEFAGASQPLPLPLVGEAQPVIRQPLAQAAGLSSAEEVEGAAEDASVVVESEVVSAPAAPPPVAAAAAPSVKEVPAVSVAQPVAPPAPAPAPVAPAKPKAPVAVPTQAPAGAGWYAAQAASRYTLQVLGARAESSAQTFVRQHGAEYHYFKKQHQGQPLYVVTYGSFATREAAQAALKTLPAQVQAGKPWPRTFASIRQEIASAR